From the Cryptomeria japonica chromosome 2, Sugi_1.0, whole genome shotgun sequence genome, one window contains:
- the LOC131054470 gene encoding pectin acetylesterase 8 isoform X2, producing MVGRRKLGCIRYVYLSMGFIMIAVTADAMNLTRSHSKKSTVSSPVDLFVGLTVVQDAVTKGAVCLDGSPPAYNLHRGFESGVYSWLIHMEGGGWCHNITACSKRAHTRLGSSIYMGGKLAFSGILSDNQSQNPDFYNWNRVKIRYCDGASFTGDMEEVNQIYKLYYRGQRIWQAVMEDLLLKGMNKAKQALLSGCSAGGLTSFLHCDNFRELLPKSATVKCLGDAGFFIDVQDISGEYFIRSYFNEIIRLQGSVKNLPRNCTSTMNPSKCFFPQYLLPYIETPLFVLNAAYDSWQIKNILAPSEADPYRLWQLCKLDIKNCNSEQLEVMQGYRKEMLSALNITDISTRRD from the exons ATGGTGGGCAGAAGGAAGTTAGGATGCATAAGGTATGTATATCTTTCAATGGGATTCATAATGATAGCCGTGACAGCAGATGCAATGAATCTGACAAGAAGCCACAGTAAGAAATCTACTGTTTCTTCGCCAGTGGACCTTTTTGTAGGCCTGACTGTCGTGCAGGATGCAGTTACTAAAGGAGCTG TTTGTTTAGATGGAAGTCCTCCTGCTTACAATTTACACCGGGGATTTGAATCTGGAGTATATAGCTGGCTTATTCACATGGAG GGTGGAGGATGGTGTCACAACATAACAGCATGCTCCAAACGTGCTCACACTCGCTTGGGTTCATCTATCTACATGGGAGGGAAGTTGGCATTTTCAGGCATTTTAAGTGACAATCAATCACAAAATCCAG ACTTTTATAATTGGAACCGGGTCAAGATTAGATACTGTGATGGGGCATCATTTACTGGAGACATGGAGGAGGTAAATCAG ATCTACAAACTCTATTATAGAGGCCAAAGGATTTGGCAAGCTGTTATGGAAGATCTGCTGTTGAAAGGGATGAATAAAGCCAAACAG GCTCTACTTTCTGGTTGTTCAGCGGGAGGTTTAACTTCGTTTCTTCATTGTGATAATTTTCGGGAGCTTCTGCCAAAGAGTGCCACGGTCAAGTGTTTGGGAGATGCTGGATTTTTCATTGATGT GCAGGATATTTCTGGAGAATACTTCATAAGATCTTATTTTAATGAGATAATTAGATTACAG GGTTCTGTCAAGAACTTACCTCGTAACTGTACATCAACAATGAATCCAAGCAAG TGCTTCTTTCCACAATATCTCTTGCCATACATAGAAACCCCACTTTTTGTTCTAAATGCAGCATATGATTCATGGCAG ATTAAAAACATTTTGGCACCAAGTGAAGCTGATCCTTACCGTCTATGGCAACTGTGCAAGTTAGACATAAAGAATTGTAATTCAGAACAATTGGAAGTAATGCAAG GTTATAGGAAGGAAATGCTTAGTGCACTAAACATTACTGACATCTCTACAAGAAGAG ACTGA
- the LOC131054470 gene encoding pectin acetylesterase 8 isoform X1 gives MVGRRKLGCIRYVYLSMGFIMIAVTADAMNLTRSHSKKSTVSSPVDLFVGLTVVQDAVTKGAVCLDGSPPAYNLHRGFESGVYSWLIHMEGGGWCHNITACSKRAHTRLGSSIYMGGKLAFSGILSDNQSQNPDFYNWNRVKIRYCDGASFTGDMEEVNQIYKLYYRGQRIWQAVMEDLLLKGMNKAKQALLSGCSAGGLTSFLHCDNFRELLPKSATVKCLGDAGFFIDVQDISGEYFIRSYFNEIIRLQGSVKNLPRNCTSTMNPSKCFFPQYLLPYIETPLFVLNAAYDSWQIKNILAPSEADPYRLWQLCKLDIKNCNSEQLEVMQGYRKEMLSALNITDISTRRGYRDEMLRSLNLARNSIDRGMFINSCYAHCQTEMQDLWHSPNSPRLNSKTIAMSVADWFFDRQLVKEIDCPYRCDSTCHNRVFTEDDED, from the exons ATGGTGGGCAGAAGGAAGTTAGGATGCATAAGGTATGTATATCTTTCAATGGGATTCATAATGATAGCCGTGACAGCAGATGCAATGAATCTGACAAGAAGCCACAGTAAGAAATCTACTGTTTCTTCGCCAGTGGACCTTTTTGTAGGCCTGACTGTCGTGCAGGATGCAGTTACTAAAGGAGCTG TTTGTTTAGATGGAAGTCCTCCTGCTTACAATTTACACCGGGGATTTGAATCTGGAGTATATAGCTGGCTTATTCACATGGAG GGTGGAGGATGGTGTCACAACATAACAGCATGCTCCAAACGTGCTCACACTCGCTTGGGTTCATCTATCTACATGGGAGGGAAGTTGGCATTTTCAGGCATTTTAAGTGACAATCAATCACAAAATCCAG ACTTTTATAATTGGAACCGGGTCAAGATTAGATACTGTGATGGGGCATCATTTACTGGAGACATGGAGGAGGTAAATCAG ATCTACAAACTCTATTATAGAGGCCAAAGGATTTGGCAAGCTGTTATGGAAGATCTGCTGTTGAAAGGGATGAATAAAGCCAAACAG GCTCTACTTTCTGGTTGTTCAGCGGGAGGTTTAACTTCGTTTCTTCATTGTGATAATTTTCGGGAGCTTCTGCCAAAGAGTGCCACGGTCAAGTGTTTGGGAGATGCTGGATTTTTCATTGATGT GCAGGATATTTCTGGAGAATACTTCATAAGATCTTATTTTAATGAGATAATTAGATTACAG GGTTCTGTCAAGAACTTACCTCGTAACTGTACATCAACAATGAATCCAAGCAAG TGCTTCTTTCCACAATATCTCTTGCCATACATAGAAACCCCACTTTTTGTTCTAAATGCAGCATATGATTCATGGCAG ATTAAAAACATTTTGGCACCAAGTGAAGCTGATCCTTACCGTCTATGGCAACTGTGCAAGTTAGACATAAAGAATTGTAATTCAGAACAATTGGAAGTAATGCAAG GTTATAGGAAGGAAATGCTTAGTGCACTAAACATTACTGACATCTCTACAAGAAGAG GTTATAGGGATGAAATGCTTAGATCATTAAACTTAGCTAGGAACTCCATAGACAGAGGCATGTTTATCAACTCCTGCTATGCACATTGCCAGACTGAGATGCAGGATTTGTGGCACTCTCCAAACTCTCCACGATTAAATTCAAAG ACCATTGCAATGTCGGTGGCGGACTGGTTCTTCGATCGACAACTTGTCAAGGAAATTGATTGCCCTTACCGTTGTGATTCTACTTGTCATAATCGTGTATTTACCGAAGATGACGAGGATTGA